One segment of Hippopotamus amphibius kiboko isolate mHipAmp2 chromosome 2, mHipAmp2.hap2, whole genome shotgun sequence DNA contains the following:
- the DPM2 gene encoding dolichol phosphate-mannose biosynthesis regulatory protein, with the protein MATGTDQVVGLGLVAVSLIIFIYYTAWVILLPFIDSQHVIHKYFLPRAYAVAIPLAAGLVLLLFVGVFITYVMLKNQKVTKKAH; encoded by the exons ATG GCCACGGGAACAGACCAGGTGGTGGGACTCGGCCTCGTCGCCGTTAGCCTGATCATCTTCATCTATTACACCGCCTGGGTGATTCTCTTG CCATTCATCGACAGTCAGCATGTCATCCACAAGTATTTCCTGCCCCGAGCCTATGCCGTTGCCATCCCACTGGCCGCTGGCCTCGTGCTGCTCCTGTTTGTGG GCGTGTTCATCACCTACGTGATGCTGAAGAACCAGAAGGTGACCAAAAAGGCTCATTGA
- the PIP5KL1 gene encoding phosphatidylinositol 4-phosphate 5-kinase-like protein 1, whose translation MAAPSPGPREVLAPSPEARSRAATSSSGRRGLLWRLRDKQSRLGLFEIDPGHELHRLTCMMQAGLWAATQVSMDHPPTGLPTEEDFSEVLTQVHEGFELGTLAGPAFARLRRSLGLAEEDYQAALGPGGPYLQFLSTSKSKASFFLSHDQRFFLKTLRRQEVRALLAHLPRYVQHLQRHPHSLLARFLGVHSLRVARGKKTYFIVMQSVFYPAGRISERYDIKGCEVSRWVEPAPEGSPLVLVLKDLNFQGKTINLGPQRSWLLRQMELDTAFLRELNVLDYSLLMAFQRLHEDERGPGSSLIFRTARSMRGVQSLEDSEAQNRRLLPDAPNALHILDGPEQRYFLGLVDLTTVYGLRKRLEHLWKTLRYPGRTFSTVSPARYARRLCQWVEAHTE comes from the exons ATGGCCGCTCCGAGCCCTGGGCCCCGCGAG GTCCTggccccctccccagaggctAGAAGCAGAGCTGCCACCTCAAGCTCTGGCCGCCGTGGCCTCCTCTGGCGTCTACGAGACAAGCAGTCTCGCCTGGGCCTGTTTGAGATTGACCCAGGGCATGAGCTGCACCGGCTGACGTGTATGATgcaggcagggctgtgggctgcCACTCAAGTGTCCATGGACCACCCGCCCACG GGGCTGCCCACGGAGGAGGATTTCTCTGAGGTCCTGACCCAGGTTCATGAG GGCTTCGAGCTGGGCACCCTGGCGGGCCCCGCCTTCGCCCGGCTGCGGCGCTCCCTAGGGCTGGCAGAGGAGGACTATCAGGCCGCGCTGGGTCCCGGCGGCCCCTACCTGCAGTTCCTCAGCACCTCCAAGAGCAAGGCCAGCTTCTTCCTGTC TCACGACCAGCGCTTCTTCCTGAAGACCCTGCGGCGCCAGGAGGTGCGGGCGCTGCTCGCGCACCTGCCCCGCTACGTGCAGCACCTGCAGCGGCACCCACACTCACTGCTCGCGCGGTTTCTGG GAGTGCACAGTCTGCGCGTGGCCCGGGGAAAGAAG ACATACTTCATCGTCATGCAGAGCGTCTTCTATCCCGCCGGCCGCATCTCTGAGCG gTATGACATCAAGGGCTGCGAGGTGAGCCGCTGGGTGGAGCCTGCCCCAGAGGGCAGCCCCCTTGTCCTGGTGCTGAAAGACCTCAACTTTCAGGGCAAGACCATCAATCTGG GGCCCCAGCGGAGCTGGCTCCTCCGCCAGATGGAACTGGACACCGCCTTCCTCCGGGAGCTCAACGTGCTGGATTACAGCCTCCTGATGGCCTTCCAGCGTCTCCATGAGGATGAGAGGGGCCCCGGCAGTAGCCTCATCTTCCGCACAGCCAG GTCTATGCGAGGGGTACAGAGCCTAGAGGATTCGGAAGCCCAGAACCGCCGGCTGTTGCCCGATGCCCCTAACGCCCTACACATCTTGGACGGGCCAGAGCAACGCTATTTCCTGGGCCTTGTGGACCTCACCACCGTCTATGGGCTCCGCAAGCGGCTGGAGCATCTGTGGAAGACGCTGCGCTACCCAGGCCGGACCTTCTCCACCGTCAGCCCGGCTCGCTACGCCCGTCGCCTCTGCCAGTGGGTGGAGGCGCACACCGAGTGA